The sequence below is a genomic window from Amia ocellicauda isolate fAmiCal2 chromosome 6, fAmiCal2.hap1, whole genome shotgun sequence.
TATATTATTGTTGAGTAATAATACCCTTAGGTTGGGCATTGGATTAAAAGTGCCAGCCATTATGAGCTGGATGTCGTTATACTCCAAACTGAGATATTCCAGATTTTGCAATCCTATAAACATTTCAGGAATGATGGAATCCAGGTAGTTCTTATCCATGTAAAGCCACCTCAGTTCAGTCAGATTTTGAAAAGTACTGTTTTCTATTAGCTTTATGTTGTTACCCCCCAAATCAAGAAGGTTTAGATTTTGATAGTCATGAAAGTGTGTCTTTTTGATGGTATGGACACTGTTGTCTCTTAAATTCAGCTCTTGCACGTTAAGGGGTTTCGGTTTCAAATTAGCAAGACTTTCAATCTTCTTGCCTTCGCAGTTAACCCTTAGCCCTTGATTTGCATCGATCAGTTTACAGCTGCAAGAAAGGGGGCATGATGCATTGTAGAAGTGCTCACTCTTCCCATTAACAATTGCCATTCTGGCAGTGGGTCTGGTTTTCAACTGCCAGTTTTCCCGTGATTTTGAACGCTCTTTCTGTCCAGAACCTGAAGTTGGAGCCTCCATTTCACCATTTATTTTATACGGGGTTGGAATAGGTCCAGGATCACAGGTCTCTTCTTGGGTGGGAGGTGCAACCAAACTGGAGTCAATCCCGTTTTTTGAAGGGCacaggtccagttctgatgtttCATTTAAATCGTGTCCTTGTAATCGAGTGGGGGCCTCACAGATGACCCTCCCGATTAAAGCATTAGGGGGGATATTCTCCAGCCATTCCTTCAGGGAAACAAGATCACAGTCGCAGTCCCAGGGGTTATCCTCAAGTAAAATCTCAGCAATCCCTGGTATCTGTTCAAGGATCCCTTCATAAGGCAATGTTTTAATTCTGTTTCCCCGGAGGTCGAGGTGGGTGATTGGTACATGTTGAAAAACATTAATCGGAAGTGCACTGATGAGGTTGTCATTCAAAATCAGAACTTCAAGTTTATTTAAGTCCCTGAAAACGGCTGGGTCAATATCCCTCAGCAGATTGAAATCAGCCTGTAGATATTCCAGGTCGTCCAAGCCTAAAAACGTACTCTTTCTGAAAGACCTGATCTTGTTATTATTGATGTGCAGTCGTTTCACCAGCTGCAGCCCCAAAAAAGCTCCGGGAACAATGTCGTGCAAACCGTTGTTTTCCAAATGTAAACTAACAGCATTGTAAAAGTTAGCAAACTCGTTGGGGAACAGCCTGGTCAGGGAATTGCCGTGCAATAATAAGTGATAAAATTGAGAACTCGGGGCCGTTAAATGATGCAAATTAGAAAAGCTCCTTT
It includes:
- the slitrk1 gene encoding SLIT and NTRK-like protein 1 — protein: MLLWIVLLKAALCVAIGNVTRDICKEQICSCNEIEGDLHIDCEKRSFSNLHHLTAPSSQFYHLLLHGNSLTRLFPNEFANFYNAVSLHLENNGLHDIVPGAFLGLQLVKRLHINNNKIRSFRKSTFLGLDDLEYLQADFNLLRDIDPAVFRDLNKLEVLILNDNLISALPINVFQHVPITHLDLRGNRIKTLPYEGILEQIPGIAEILLEDNPWDCDCDLVSLKEWLENIPPNALIGRVICEAPTRLQGHDLNETSELDLCPSKNGIDSSLVAPPTQEETCDPGPIPTPYKINGEMEAPTSGSGQKERSKSRENWQLKTRPTARMAIVNGKSEHFYNASCPLSCSCKLIDANQGLRVNCEGKKIESLANLKPKPLNVQELNLRDNSVHTIKKTHFHDYQNLNLLDLGGNNIKLIENSTFQNLTELRWLYMDKNYLDSIIPEMFIGLQNLEYLSLEYNDIQLIMAGTFNPMPNLRVLLLNNNILKSLPVDVFQGVSLSRISLHNNYFTFLPVTGVLDQLVSIIQIDLHGNQWDCSCNIVPFKQWIERLGSDVVVSDLICESPEEFWKKDLRLLRNDLLCPQLYKISPTSLSKNSTSTADTGSRSNSYLETSRVSISVLVPGLLLVFVTSAFTVVGMLVFILRNRKRSKRRDANSSASEINSLQTVCDSSYWHSGPYHADGSHRVYDCGTHSLSD